The Vicinamibacteria bacterium genome has a segment encoding these proteins:
- a CDS encoding putative toxin-antitoxin system toxin component, PIN family, giving the protein MKTRERLVIDTNALISRLLLPDSMPGRAVRAVVDEGQLLLCEATMAELAEVLARPKFDRYVTLEDRQQFLRLLGRVGEWVPVVGVVQACRDPKDDKFLALAVSGQADMIITGDDDLLVLSPFEGIRILTPADYLARG; this is encoded by the coding sequence GGTCATCGACACCAACGCACTCATCAGTCGCCTGCTACTGCCTGATTCCATGCCGGGGCGCGCCGTCCGCGCGGTCGTGGACGAAGGCCAGCTTCTCCTGTGCGAGGCGACCATGGCAGAGCTCGCGGAAGTTCTCGCCCGTCCCAAGTTCGATCGTTACGTCACGCTCGAGGATCGCCAGCAATTCCTCCGTCTCCTTGGACGGGTCGGCGAATGGGTTCCCGTCGTAGGCGTGGTTCAGGCCTGCCGAGATCCGAAGGACGACAAGTTCTTGGCGCTTGCCGTGAGCGGTCAGGCCGACATGATCATCACCGGAGATGACGACTTGCTCGTCTTGAGCCCCTTCGAAGGCATCCGGATTCTGACACCTGCGGACTACCTGGCGCGGGGTTGA